Proteins found in one Dermacentor silvarum isolate Dsil-2018 chromosome 8, BIME_Dsil_1.4, whole genome shotgun sequence genomic segment:
- the LOC119461966 gene encoding solute carrier family 22 member 7 — protein MALFFRRRLAALDLDTSESFDCFDAIGHGLYQQRLFFLTFVFSFLVHVNILAFYLISGDVDHWCRPPADWTMSVAAWRNSAIPLEADGSPSQCTVYKNPGDPNDTEVVACDRWDYDPKNEKRTIVSAWNLVCHRRPLIAVIQLVSLAGSVVLPSIAGYLADCVGRRPVLLMSAAMLIVGTCGSCFADTYVVYVVMRFVNSGCAGAAALVSCMLAFEVTRHEYRTTYTVAVTLMAVLLSELWGDMVRQLSLEKFLLQAIFLAPTAVAFSTFWFADESARWLIFSRKMTSAEAVMLVAAKMNNVPLPTTACLLNKLKAEALKCEERLRTPAMRGENSWANYIPLRAHFMFVTYFSASFTYVVLLQSSLKTLDSWARWLSLSANMLTTLLTYTLIGRVRPLELLMRSCGLLGGLVCLLSVTIESPVAVLAQLIFIPAEAFALAINVLAGVSVCEVFPTAVRGTALGWSFGIGRVGGVCATFASVLRNIGREDVSLAIAACMMFLSLAALIWMPGKNTGPTINLRKISVTCSQSLDHMKMTLEPQDYRKHDRSRASYDSRKSNLSLSSRKHSDFWDT, from the coding sequence ATGGCTCTTTTCTTTCGAAGACGCTTGGCAGCCCTCGACCTGGACACGAGCGAATCGTTTGACTGCTTCGATGCGATTGGACACGGCCTCTACCAACAGCGCCTCTTCTTTCTCACTTTCGTCTTCTCCTTCCTCGTGCACGTCAACATACTAGCCTTCTATCTCATATCGGGTGACGTGGACCACTGGTGCCGGCCACCGGCTGACTGGACTATGTCCGTCGCCGCCTGGAGGAACTCGGCCATTCCTTTGGAGGCGGACGGCAGTCCCAGCCAGTGCACCGTCTACAAGAATCCGGGCGACCCGAACGACACCGAAGTGGTCGCTTGCGACCGCTGGGACTACGATCCGAAGAACGAGAAAAGGACCATCGTGAGCGCCTGGAACCTGGTATGCCACCGGCGACCTCTGATCGCGGTCATACAGCTCGTGTCCCTCGCCGGTTCCGTCGTGTTGCCCAGCATTGCCGGCTACCTGGCGGACTGCGTCGGTCGCCGCCCCGTGCTCCTGATGTCCGCAGCCATGCTCATTGTGGGCACGTGCGGCAGCTGCTTTGCCGACACGTACGTCGTGTACGTGGTGATGAGGTTTGTCAACTCTGGCTGCGCGGGCGCGGCCGCCCTGGTGTCCTGCATGCTGGCGTTCGAGGTGACCAGGCACGAGTACCGAACGACATACACTGTTGCGGTCACACTGATGGCCGTCTTGCTCTCCGAGCTGTGGGGCGACATGGTCAGGCAACTCAGCCTCGAAAAGTTTCTGCTCCAAGCGATCTTCCTGGCGCCCACAGCCGTCGCATTCAGCACGTTCTGGTTCGCCGACGAGTCTGCACGCTGGCTCATTTTTAGCAGAAAGATGACCTCGGCCGAGGCAGTCATGTTGGTGGCCGCGAAGATGAACAACGTTCCGCTGCCCACTACGGCCTGTCTGCTGAACAAGCTAAAAGCGGAGGCGCTCAAATGCGAGGAGCGTCTCAGAACGCCGGCGATGCGCGGCGAAAACTCGTGGGCGAATTACATACCACTACGGGCGCACTTCATGTTCGTCACATATTTCTCTGCCTCATTCACGTACGTTGTGCTGCTCCAGTCGTCGCTGAAGACACTAGACTCGTGGGCCCGTTGGCTGTCGCTATCCGCCAACATGCTGACGACTCTGCTCACATACACACTCATAGGTCGGGTAAGGCCGCTGGAACTGCTCATGCGCAGCTGCGGTCTTCTCGGCGGCCTCGTCTGCCTACTCAGCGTGACCATCGAGAGCCCGGTGGCGGTGCTCGCCCAGCTGATCTTCATCCCAGCCGAGGCCTTCGCACTAGCGATCAACGTCTTGGCGGGTGTTTCTGTGTGCGAGGTGTTCCCGACTGCCGTACGTGGGACTGCATTGGGCTGGTCCTTCGGCATCGGCCGAGTGGGCGGCGTCTGCGCTACGTTCGCATCGGTGCTGAGGAATATCGGTCGCGAGGACGTATCGTTGGCCATCGCGGCATGTATGATGTTCCTCTCGCTGGCGGCGCTCATCTGGATGCCGGGAAAGAACACGGGCCCCACGATCAACCTACGAAAGATCTCCGTCA